A region of Stegostoma tigrinum isolate sSteTig4 chromosome 3, sSteTig4.hap1, whole genome shotgun sequence DNA encodes the following proteins:
- the trpm3 gene encoding transient receptor potential cation channel subfamily M member 3 isoform X7 — protein MSHTEAPRPLNWTIRKLCHAAFLPSVRLLKAQKSWIERAFCKRECVHIIPSTKDHHRCCCGRLMGQHVGLPPVISISQNESIESRITKNDLHSEKWSISKHTQLSPTDAFGTIEFQGGGHSNKAMYVRVSFDTKPDLLLHLMTKEWQLDLPKLLISIHGGLQNFELQPKLKQVFGKGLIKAAMTTGAWIFTGGVNTGVIRHVGDALKDHASKSRGRICIIGIAPWGIVENQEDLIGKDVVRPYQTMSNPLSKLTVLNSMHSHFILADNGTTGKYGAEVKLRRQLEKHISLQKINTRIGQGVPVVALIVEGGPNVISIVLEYLRDTPPVPVVVCDGSGRASDILAFAHKYSEAGG, from the exons GCTCAGAAATCATGGATAGAGAGAGCATTTTGCAAAAGAGAATGTGTCCACATAATACCGAGCACCAAAGACCACCATAG GTGCTGTTGTGGTCGACTCATGGGTCAACATGTTGGATTGCCTCCagtcatttccatcagtcagaaTGAAAGCATTGAAAGCAGAATTACAAAGAATGATTTGCACTCGGAGAAGTGGTCCATCAGCAAACATACCCAGCTCAGTCCGACAGATGCCTTTGGAACTATTGAATTCCAGGGAGGAGGACACTCCAATAAAGCTATG TACGTACGTGTTTCATTTGACACAAAGCCTGATCTCCTCTTACATCTAATGACAAAGGAATGGCAGCTGGACCTCCCAAAGCTACTGATCTCCATTCATGGAGGCCTCCAAAACTTTGAACTCCAACCCAAACTCAAGCAAGTATTTGGGAAAGGTCTTATTAAAGCTGCTATGACAACAGGGGCTTGGATATTCACTGGAGGTGTGAACACAG GGGTCATTCGCCATGTAGGAGATGCACTGAAGGACCATGCTTCAAAGTCCAGAGGACGAATCTGCATTATAGGCATCGCTCCATGGGGAATAGTGGAGAATCAAGAGGATCTGATTGGAAAGGAT GTGGTCCGGCCATATCAAACAATGTCCAATCCCTTGAGCAAGCTGACTGTGCTGAACAGCATGCATTCACATTTCATCCTGGCAGATAATGGCACAACAGGAAAATATGGAGCAGAAGTGAAGTTGAGAAGGCAACTGGAAAAACACATTTCCCTGCAGAAGATTAACACCA GGATTGGACAGGGAGTTCCAGTGGTAGCACTCATTGTGGAAGGTGGTCCCAACGTAATCTCTATTGTGTTGGAGTATTTGCGAGACACCCCTCCTGTGCCCGTGGTAGTCTGCGATGGCAGCGGACGGGCTTCAGATATTCTTGCCTTCGCTCACAAGTATTCCGAGGCTGGAGGGTAA